Sequence from the Sulfuracidifex tepidarius genome:
AAGTCTATCCTTCCCAGAGCTCCTTCCATAATTCTCACACTATATCTATAGCTCACTAAGACCCTAGCAAAACCTTGATCCGTCTCTAAGTATTTTGCTCTCTCTTTCTTAATCTTAGGCCTTTCTGGAGGTTCAGCAGTCTCTAAATCCATCTCTTTCTCTGTGACTAATTGAAAGCTAGATGATATTATGGGGAATTTAGTCCCTTCAAACTCGTAAGTATCAGGTTTACGACTGATGTAGATATACCCGTGTTCTGCTTGTGATAAAAGCGTCGATAGTTCCTTCATCTTCATATCTCTGTCTTCTGGGCTTAGTAAGAAGAACGGAACACCCTCAAGTCTGTAATATCTCTGCTTTGCTTTAGTTTCCGTTTTACCGTTTCCGAATAACATCTTTCCTCGTTTATTCAGCTTTTAAAAGCAGTAAGAGTAGGGAAAGGAAATGAAGAGATCATTAACAATATTCATTATAATATTATTAACGCCTAGCTTGTTAGGAGGAATAGGTAATATCGTGACAATAGCACAGACCGGAAACGGGATCACAGTAGGCAATTTTATCTCGACGCTTTACGATATAATACCGCCTTTATTATTACTACTGGCAATTTTAGCTAACAGATATGATCAAAGATACGCTTTAGTACTGTTTGCAGCTTCTTTAGCCTCAGCATTGTTCTTGGCAGCTGCGGGAAAAACAACAATTCCAGGCATATATACACCAGGAAATATAACGTACATACAACTGAATATAAAAGGTCCTTCAACAATTTATATTGGACAGACGGGGACATGGACCATATCTGGGGCTAATGTAACACCACAATGGTACATAATGAACGTAAGTAACGGCGTAAAAATAGCGTCCGGCTCTGGGACGTTAATAAGCTGGAACGATATCTCTCCAGGGAAGTATGTTATAGTTGCAACCTATATAGGAAATTCTACGAATAGTTCAAGTATCATTTATGCGTATGGAAGTTTCGTCTTCAATAGTCAATATCCGCCATCGCCTCTAGGGTGGATCCAAGAAGCAATAGAATCAGCATTTCAGGATTTAATTAATACTGTTGTAGGCGGATTTAGCCTAATAGGGAGCTTTGTTTCATCAAATATCGTACCGATTAATGATTTCGTTTATTCACCAACCACAAATGCTTTTACAATCTCAATATATTTTAAAATAGAAGAACTAATGACTGGTTTAGCGATGCTTCTGATTGCAGCGTCGATAGCGTACAACGCATTTAGAGGGTTTTACTACGATCTTATTGATTTAGCAAGGGATGTGTTATATAAGTTGGGAGTTTGGGGTCTGTTCACATCCGGAGGACTTACAATCTACGACTATGCTGCGGGTTTCATAAATTATCTTATAAATGTAACAGTAGGACCGTATTTAAATGCGATAGCTGGTGAAATGCTGACTTCTATAGCATCGTTTTGGGCATTATTCGCCGCTTCAAATGTTATAGGTTTCGATTTTGCGAGTGCTTTACGTCAATATGCAACGGATGTTGTATTGTTCTATTCGATATTTGTAGGGCTGGCATTTGTAAGATACGCAATATTATTGGCAGCAGTGTCTCTAATCCCATTAGCTGCAACATTATGGATCTTTGAATGGACGAGACCGATTGCCGGAATAATAGTAGATCTAATAGTGGGATTGATGGCTTCTGGTATTATCGCAGCAATCACTTTCGCTCTTTTAGAGCAGATGGGGATAGGAATAATAATATTCCTAGCAGGACCTATCATCGGAGGTGTGGAATTTGCAGTCACTCTATTTCTTACTTTCACCAGTTTAAAGCCACACCAACATATAGCTGGGTTAACAAGACGAGTAGGGGGAGGTAGTGATGGGGGAGGAACTCAGCCCCCTTCGCCTCAGCCACAGAGTCCCCAAGCACCGTCTCAGCCTGAACCCAGAGAAAGAAATCCATCACCGTATATGTGAAAAATCATCTTTTCAAGTAAACATTTTTTATATAACTTACAATATTATTCGGATCAACTGTATTATTAATCTCGATATTTTTATCATTAAGAAAAACCTTCAGATTCCCTTTCATTTCTTTGCCATCAAACCATGTTTTGATAACCTGGACGTCTCTTACTTGATCCCATGTAAACATTAATTTATTATTCCTCCATACGCCCTTTTCGTTAATCCAAAAATAGTTCCAACCCCTTGCTAGGATGATAGCAGGCTCTTTGGGGAATCTAGTCTTCATAATAAGTATAGCTAAGGCGAGCGGAAAGCCTAAAAATATCGTAACAATTATGATCAACGAAACGAGAAACATGTAAGAGGTTTCCAGACCCGTGTCTAATGAAGCATAAGATGCAAAAGAGAAAAATAACGTCAAAAATATCCCGATGACAACAGGTAACATCAACTTTCTTTTTATTCTTCCTATATCGCTACTCATCAATTTTCTTTATCTCTTTCGAATTTATATGCTTTTCGGTGAAAATCTTAACTCCACGGGAGTTTAACGTAAATTTACCTTGAACTGAAGGATAGTTCAAAGGAAGAGTTAAAGGGAAAAAGGAGGTCAACTCTAGGATAGTTAAATTATTACTCTTCTGTGTCTAAGATCTAATATTAAAATGCTCAAACATGCCATAGGGTGTATGACAGACAATACGACAATAATCACAGTTATCGGGCGGCTCAGGAGTCCATTGCGATTTCAATTTATTTCTATAGAATTAGATAGTAGAAATTGATTCTACATTTTCGGTAACACTGATAGGGGGCGAGCATGAGGTAATATCATGGAACTGTAAACTGTGAACGAGGTAACCCTCTACGGGGTCCGGATTATGGAGCTCGTAGAGGGACCTGGGAAGATATCCCTCACGCTCGTCCCCAAGATATTACCCGATGACGCCTTATTGAACAAACCGGTCCAGGAGATCGAGAGGATGGCCTTGGAGGAAGCTGAGAAAACTAGTCCCAGCTACCAGAGGGGTAAGGAGGTCAAGAGGAAGGGTTACGCGAGCTACAGGTTCCTGAAGGGGTTTGGGATCGTGATGGACGAGAGGGAGACGAAGTACGAGTTGGAGTGGATATCGGTGAAGCTGCCAGTGCTTTACGGTGAAGGGAGGGTGAGGACCCAGGTCGAGGAGACTCTACTGAGGGAGGAAAGGAAGGTCTTCGCGTCCCTAATGTTGGTCTACTCGGTTAAGGGAGGTAAGTTGAACGCCAAGCTCTGGATGCCCGAGATTGAAACGGGAGGCGACTTCAACTACGTGATAGTTGACGGGAAGTACGTGAAGCTCAAGGGGCGAAAGGCGGTCCTCCTCGTGGCTATGGGCGTGACCCGGGAGGGAAACAGGGCGGTCCTCGAGCTCATCATAAGCGAGGCTGAGGACGCCATCTATTGGAGTCTCCTGGTCAGGGTCTGGAAGAAGACCAGCTTCGTCCTGGTCGTGGCTGACGGGATCAAGGCCTTGGACAGGGCGATCTCCCTAGCTGAACTTCACGTGGGGAGGCAAGGCTGCCTGGTCCACCTGAAGCGTACGACCAAGGAGGAAAGGGAGGCTTTAGACGCGATCACCTCGTCCGCCGAGCTCGGCAAGATCATGGCCGAGACCAACCCTTCTAAGCTACCTCATCGCCGACAAGAAGCTCTGGAAGTGGCTAAAGTCCAACAACCTGGTCGAGTCCTTCAACTCCCTCCTAGAGAGGAGGTTCGGGTTGTTTCACTCTCCCTGGAGGATACTACAGCTCGCGCGGGCCATAGCCCTCTACTACAACCTATCGGCCTATTTTCTCGCTATCGTACTAATATTACGATCATCTTCATTCTTCTCACTTTCATCAAAATATACCAAATAATTTGTACATTAGATAAGTCTAATTTAAAGCCAGAAAATACAATTCGCAATGGACTCCTGAGCCGCCCACCTTATCTCTATTGGACTAATATTATTAACACTGTCATCAGGAAAATTAACACTGTCATCAGGAAAGAATGTTACTACAACAAAATTGCCATTACCTTCTTCTGCTATAACTATTCGAAATAAGTAAACTCGTCTTGGAAGACGATGAATATACCTTATATAGAAAGTTCTTCTACTAACTTCTCCCAAATTGGAATTAATTGGCTCATCAATACATAATTCATTATCTGTACAGTTGTTAAATATTGGGATAATGCATCTTTGTATAATTTCTGTAAGCCCATATAGTAAACAATCCGTGCATCCTTGTGAACCGTTTCGTTGTTTTTCTATTATGTCATTACAATGCTTTAACACATGACCTCCATATCTGATTAAAGGCTGACGAGACATCGTTCATTCACCTTGAAGCCTTTGCAAGATTCCCATTAATTTGTCAATTTTCATGTAGGACTTCTCTATATCGAATTCCAGTTTTGCTAATCCTACGTTCTCTATGATAGACATTTTAGTGTTAGCAATAATTCGGCGGTAGTTAGGAATATAATCAGAGTCTATAAAATACAATTCTACGTAATAGGGTTCTAAACAAGCGTTATCAAGTAGCAAAGTGCGTAATAATGAGTTGAACTCCTCTTTTAACATACCTTTGGGTAGATCTAAGATCTCCATAAATATACTTACTAGTCTGTTCTCGCAGGTAAAGCCTAATTCAACTGCAGAATGAAAGCTAACTTTTCTGAGATTGTCTTCCTTTTCAACTTCCCTGAAAATTAAACTAAAAGAATTTGATCCATTTACCTTAATTTTAGGGCGGATCTTAGTTAAATTATACTTGATAGGAATTAATGGGTGAGATTCTGGCAAATGTTTCCACCATTTCTTTATTTACTTTTAAGTAGGACGAATTAATATACTTTACGCTTATCTTAAGTTAGTCCTTATTTTCCCTTTAACTCTTTCTTTGAACTATCCTAGAGTTAAAGGCAATTTTACGTTTAACTCCCGTAGAGTTAAAAATTATAGCCTGTGAACGATATTATTTCTTGATGCAGTACATTATTAGAGTCAAAGATCCGAAACAGATAATAACACTTGCAGAGAAGTATAAGGCATTCCCGATGGAATTAACTATTTACTTAAATGATCCACAAGCAGTAGGTGGATTGAAGTCAAGAAGGAAAGTAGATGTGTTAAAAATAGAATAACTTTTTCCTTTTCCGTTAACCGAGAGTTTACTTCTCCTTCTTAATCTTTTTTATCACAAAGTAGACAACTTGAGCAGATAATAGCCCAGTCCCGATACCAAATGACGCTATTGTAAACCATAGTTGCATGGGTGTCAATGACACAGCTTGAAGTTCTGTAATCCTTACGAAGCTTTGAACAGATATTAGAAGAAACATTGCCCCGACTACCGTAAGTATTAAATCAATATACTTTCCTAACATCGGTAGTACTTCCGTCTTCTTCTCAGCTTTCTTTTCGCTAGGTTTCATTAGGTCTCTCAAATAGAACTTTATGAAGTAATAAACATACTGAAACTCATCCATGCTTTTCTCTTCATACAGAATTATGAAGATCACCGGGACCGAAGCCGCAAAACTGACCATTATATCACGAAAAGCAAGCGCTATCGCTATCATTATGAGCGGGAAGATCACTAATAACTCCTTTATGTTAATGTTCTTAATTCCCAATGGGAATGATTTTTCATCTAAACCGCTTACAGTCCTTAACCAGCCGATTAAGTATTCCCTTAATCTTGCCATATTCCCCGATATTTTGCCTTTTAAAAAGAGATTATCTCAAATGAAGGTGCTACAAGTAATAAAGAGCAAAGCTAAGGCATTAGCAAAAACTGTCATAAACTCAATAAAGATGCCGATAATGAAATACAAAAAAGGTAATCATGAGGCTGCAATGGGAGGTGTGATAGGAGGACTGGCCTTCCTCGGAGGTTCATTAGCAAGCACCTTTGACAGCGGTTTTGCCAATCTCTTGGGAAACGATGCATCATACATTTCAGCGTTTCTAGCACTAATAGGGTTTGTGAGTCTAATCGGAGGAGTAGTAGAATACAGAAAGTCAAGAAAATAGATCACGTATAAAAAGCTTTAAGATATTCATTTTTTATCATAATATTCTTCTATTTTTCTCATGTAATCCGGAGGATGAGTATCAAATATCCATGCTTTCAGTCGTTCAATTCGTGATTTTGGCCTGAAAACGTCAGATTCATATTTTACGTTATAGAGCCTGTAAGCGTATAAGTCAGCGTCACGCTCCATCTTCCACAATAAGAACTTCCCTATAAACACCGCAGGAACTGCAATTATATAACTTAATGGTAGGAGCGCTGCAACTAATAACAAAAACGCATAGATATAGTTGGGCTGCTTTAAATGTCCTTCCTCATGGCGTAGAATTTTCTCATTTATCTCGTTAGAGAGAAAGACTATAGTATTTCTAAAAAAGAACGAGTTGAGTGCAATAGCGTTCTCTTCTTCATTGTTAAGAATTCTTATGCTTATTCTTCCTTTCTTCTCTATTTCTCTGCTTTTATAGAATAAATATGCGTGAAATGACTCGTAAATTGCTATCACTATCGCTACGTTGAATAATGAAAGCTCTAAGTTCATCATCTATTATGCTTTTTAAAACTGCTTTAATTGAGGCAAAATGAGGGTAGTAATAGCTATACTTCCTATATTAATTATATTAGGAATAACAGCAGCTGCAACGACTACTAGCAATAGCATAATCAATTCGACTCAGATTCAGCAAGCAGCACAACAGATCCCCCCGCCTCCGAGCAATCTGCCCCAACAGATTATGTACTACATCGCTCAGGCTTACGATTGGTTCGTCGGGCTGATACAGAGCTTACTGGAGCATACGCTACTCAAAGCTGACCCAGGCTTGGCTTCAGCGTATGCGAATATCATAGCCTGGCTAGTTCCCCTAACCGCCCTCTACATCTTGCTGACCTTGGCCGAAGTAGCCAGAAAGTTTCTAGGGTATGTGATAGCGATAGGCTGGATATTTTTGATAGTAGTACTCTTTCTAGCCCGCTAAGTCATTTCAATTTTTTCTTAGTAAACTGGGGAGTTAATTCAAAATTTTTCACGTATATCTTCTCCTTTGGAATCCTATAGCAGCGCCTATCTTAACCATTTAACAATTTTCCAAAATTGTAAGAGACAAATTCAAAGTTTATAAAACTTTCTCTATATAGAGAATGTTAGGGCGATGACGACGGGATGGACAGCTGATGGGTGATGAGCCAGCTACACGCCGAGCCCGTAAACTAGGGAGTTTACCGCTCACATTTTTTAAAATACTCCTTCTTTGATGTGGGGTAAAAAAGAGCAAATAAAGTACTATGAACTGTTCCCAAAAGTTGAGTACGATAAAAGCTTTAGTATAATCAATAGCTTAGGGCATGTCTTTGAGATAATTTATCATCGTGATAAGGATATCATGCATCTATATGCTTATACTAACACACAACTAGAAGTTTTACGTAAGGACTTCGGTGTAAATGAAAATGCAAATGTTCCTATTCCTCGTTTTATAGGTCGTATTTTCTTCAAAAATGAGAAAGATTTTTACTGGGGTGCAGAGTTTAACGACTTCAACAGTTTTCTAACTAAGCTGCAAGTGGGGGAACAACTTAGGTTATGGATAGTATTAGAGCCACGCCTCAATGATATTTTCCTAAAGTATTCTGATAAATTGAAGAGAAATCAATCATTAATCGGAAGAAGACAGAGAGAAGTCTTAGCTAGTAGATTAGAAAGTTTTGCAAAAGACAACATATACTATCTACAGCCTTATCTGCTCTCTGATGATAAAAACAGAATAAAGCAACTATCAAAGGAACTGCAGCAATTTATCCTTACGAAGAGTAGAAAACTGAAGTTAGAGATTAGAAAAAGTAAGGGATGGGAGGATACAATACCCAGGGTTCCGAGGTTTCATTCTCTCAAAATTAAGAGATGGCTCTGGATTGACGAGGACAAAATAAGTAAAGTTGCAGTAATTCCTAATCCGTCAGTAATTCCAGTCAATTTTGTTACTGGAGGACTATTACCAGAGTTACCTCCTAACAGAAATGGGTTTGAGATAGGTAAAACGATACCCTCTGGCAAACCATATATGTTAGAGTTAGAGGACCTTTACCGGCACGGCTATATTATCGGAGGGACTGGAGCTGGGAAGACCACAACCATAATCTCTCTGATAACATCAATAAGGAAGGCATACAATAATGCAATAATAATGATATTCGACCCTCACGGCGATATGGCAGAAGAAGTAGCCTCCTATTTCGCCGATAACGAGAATTTAATATACTTCCACCCAGTTGAGGCTCCTCTCTCAATCAATCCCCTAGCTTTGCCCAATTTGCCTAATAAAGAACAAGCGTTGTTGTTAGGTTTCAGCAACGTTATGGAGATATTCGAGAAATTATTCGGCCTTAAGGACACTGCAGTGTATGTTAAGTACATCATTCAGGTTTCAATGCAATTGCTCTACTCAAAAACTCCAGAACCCACGTTTAGGGACCTTTACAGGATCATCTACAAGCTGAGAACAGGGGAAATAGATTTGCCGGTAGACGACCCTACGTGGGAAAGTAAGCTAGAAATGTTCCAGAACATGCAGGAGCAAAGTTTCTTATCCGCAATCTCTAGGTTGGAAATGCTAGGGACAAATCCATTATTACTTAAGATATTCAGTAAGACAAAGATAGACGATAATGAGTTATTCAAGCCTGGAAATATTATAGTAATAAACGCATCGAAAGCAGCTGTAGGAAATGACGCTTCATTTCTAATATTAGCTGGATGGATCTTTAAGACGTGGTATTATGCGTTGGCTAGAGCTGCATTGAATATGGAAAGGATCCCAATCATAGCATTTATGGACGAGTTCCAAAATATCGCTTCCCTTAGCGTGATAGACGATATCTTAAGTGAAGCTAGAAAATATGCAATGCATATCATAATGGCGCACCAGCATACTGGACAGTTAGATATGTCACTAATTAAATCAATAATGAGTAATACGGGAGTTAAGATGTTAATGAAGGAACAAGGTGATGACGCCAAAGCATTTGCAAAGATATTCCCAGATTTCGGCTCCGAACTAGAAAAGACGCTGCCAGGTTTAGGAGTAGGCGAAGCAGTAGTAATTATTAC
This genomic interval carries:
- a CDS encoding Ig-like domain repeat protein, with the protein product MKRSLTIFIIILLTPSLLGGIGNIVTIAQTGNGITVGNFISTLYDIIPPLLLLLAILANRYDQRYALVLFAASLASALFLAAAGKTTIPGIYTPGNITYIQLNIKGPSTIYIGQTGTWTISGANVTPQWYIMNVSNGVKIASGSGTLISWNDISPGKYVIVATYIGNSTNSSSIIYAYGSFVFNSQYPPSPLGWIQEAIESAFQDLINTVVGGFSLIGSFVSSNIVPINDFVYSPTTNAFTISIYFKIEELMTGLAMLLIAASIAYNAFRGFYYDLIDLARDVLYKLGVWGLFTSGGLTIYDYAAGFINYLINVTVGPYLNAIAGEMLTSIASFWALFAASNVIGFDFASALRQYATDVVLFYSIFVGLAFVRYAILLAAVSLIPLAATLWIFEWTRPIAGIIVDLIVGLMASGIIAAITFALLEQMGIGIIIFLAGPIIGGVEFAVTLFLTFTSLKPHQHIAGLTRRVGGGSDGGGTQPPSPQPQSPQAPSQPEPRERNPSPYM
- a CDS encoding conjugal transfer protein, translated to MMNLELSLFNVAIVIAIYESFHAYLFYKSREIEKKGRISIRILNNEEENAIALNSFFFRNTIVFLSNEINEKILRHEEGHLKQPNYIYAFLLLVAALLPLSYIIAVPAVFIGKFLLWKMERDADLYAYRLYNVKYESDVFRPKSRIERLKAWIFDTHPPDYMRKIEEYYDKK
- a CDS encoding type IV secretion system DNA-binding domain-containing protein, translated to MGEQLRLWIVLEPRLNDIFLKYSDKLKRNQSLIGRRQREVLASRLESFAKDNIYYLQPYLLSDDKNRIKQLSKELQQFILTKSRKLKLEIRKSKGWEDTIPRVPRFHSLKIKRWLWIDEDKISKVAVIPNPSVIPVNFVTGGLLPELPPNRNGFEIGKTIPSGKPYMLELEDLYRHGYIIGGTGAGKTTTIISLITSIRKAYNNAIIMIFDPHGDMAEEVASYFADNENLIYFHPVEAPLSINPLALPNLPNKEQALLLGFSNVMEIFEKLFGLKDTAVYVKYIIQVSMQLLYSKTPEPTFRDLYRIIYKLRTGEIDLPVDDPTWESKLEMFQNMQEQSFLSAISRLEMLGTNPLLLKIFSKTKIDDNELFKPGNIIVINASKAAVGNDASFLILAGWIFKTWYYALARAALNMERIPIIAFMDEFQNIASLSVIDDILSEARKYAMHIIMAHQHTGQLDMSLIKSIMSNTGVKMLMKEQGDDAKAFAKIFPDFGSELEKTLPGLGVGEAVVIITPRKEGDKVVPVRVKINYVPTKKDPEKLKKVIERMQKYATGEVPKNEDIESIVNPIMKYIEKPQVLEQLVLYHIFRNGKKMYLVDLLKELGLDRDKVNDVVNKLEKLGYIDVEKEGNKKILYYGKGLFGNVKAAAPSQVSLCRNEM